From the Bdellovibrio reynosensis genome, one window contains:
- a CDS encoding sensor histidine kinase, with the protein MAILSVTYEAYRAKSSVEDYVGIWEDDIARAKLFQGDQSLQNKILKQLKEVHSAVGTTEVQNPEKLQCVFSTDVPLTYHSLPSGSIRVCFNVVDLSLSALASPLFMLGILLALISLGVGLRREFMNRLQEQRLEAELALSKKIAQISRQVAHDIRGPLSALTTLNELDHNMAPDRKELLDLAVKRIRGIADDLLSTGVKAAQDIVQAVPQAAEGHDLTTMLEPLVKEYKFAHPQVNFAWSKHLYSEKALVQLETIKIQRIVSNLLNNSLEALPAHEATIQLVLMERENHWLLQVMDNGKGIPEDILPKLAEEGATHGKQNGHGLGLFDAKKTLQSIGGDLQIRSKLDVGTQVSLIFPK; encoded by the coding sequence GTGGCTATTCTGAGTGTTACTTATGAAGCTTATCGCGCTAAATCTTCGGTTGAAGATTACGTGGGTATTTGGGAAGACGACATTGCCCGGGCGAAGCTGTTTCAAGGCGATCAAAGTTTGCAGAATAAAATTCTAAAGCAGCTAAAAGAAGTGCATTCCGCTGTGGGCACCACCGAAGTTCAAAATCCAGAAAAACTGCAATGTGTTTTTTCAACCGATGTTCCATTGACCTATCATTCGTTGCCGTCTGGTAGCATCCGCGTTTGTTTTAACGTGGTGGATTTAAGTTTAAGCGCTTTAGCTTCACCTTTATTCATGTTGGGTATTTTGCTGGCGTTGATTTCATTAGGCGTGGGACTGCGTCGTGAATTTATGAATCGCCTGCAAGAGCAACGTTTAGAAGCAGAACTGGCTTTATCTAAAAAGATTGCACAAATCTCTAGACAGGTCGCCCACGATATCCGTGGTCCTTTATCAGCGTTAACCACTTTGAATGAACTAGATCATAATATGGCTCCGGACCGTAAGGAACTTCTTGATCTTGCCGTGAAACGAATCCGTGGAATTGCGGATGATCTTTTATCAACAGGAGTCAAAGCAGCTCAAGACATTGTGCAAGCGGTCCCGCAGGCAGCTGAAGGCCATGACCTAACCACGATGTTAGAACCTTTGGTAAAGGAATATAAGTTCGCTCATCCGCAAGTGAACTTTGCATGGAGCAAACATCTGTATTCCGAAAAAGCCCTGGTACAATTAGAAACCATCAAAATACAACGCATTGTAAGCAATCTTTTAAATAATTCTTTAGAAGCTTTACCTGCACATGAAGCCACTATTCAGCTTGTCTTAATGGAACGTGAAAACCATTGGCTATTGCAAGTGATGGATAACGGAAAGGGCATTCCAGAAGACATTCTGCCAAAGCTAGCAGAAGAGGGTGCTACCCATGGCAAACAAAACGGCCATGGCTTAGGACTTTTTGATGCTAAAAAGACTTTGCAATCCATTGGCGGTGATTTGCAAATCCGCTCTAAGTTGGACGTGGGCACGCAAGTTTCTTTGATATTCCCAAAGTAA
- a CDS encoding phospholipase D-like domain-containing protein: MKNFRYLLVFSALVLSACHSLDRKPAALFHMPSSLEKLYENELALLESQEKLRLAQKSLSQSEDEWAQNVADLKKKKFQLEAQAMGLTVQSAHGDAPKTFETLMLRRWGVKNEAYTLTDLGYYEKSAKMPFFSMSNHNAENYELLLRHEVFYKQSGGVPTRTEETPEAQKYLEAILKCDGSFSLKSGIFKFDHYKSQDVAKFHWYDGNLNGQKVRFRPSAEVRNCQLTFKNPWGDTRKEYAIQFKTEKEKLGFLETLAKNYEACVLPSTHGLKKTQSFFLNSGYTYMNCPLEAEKVTTLEQAEDGLQAKAEMLLGQKLPAKFLADKNPYAPLDFSKAPKLDGIFVSYLVFRSDFYGNTLARLMKYHADRGTQVRLLISDVISLDKDKALFEKLMAENGNIKALLYRYDNDSKSGGKFHELHRTNHVKIFLTLSSSDPKANKVVLGGRNIHDGFLLRTVPNHSKYPSLINYPKEEAFVHWRDFEFTVESKEFTEKVASQFYTLWMQDTDSFHVRPTTVQLSSPNKLSSKYFESANEKPLVRHYLSIPYKDNQILEDFYADLIDSAQKKVLISTPYFRPLKKVGDALQRAADRGVQVTLLTRLDLKGDTADLILGAVNKDGVNKFKDTFKVYEYTEPKIILHSKLIMIDDELSFLGSVNLNKRSFIHDMENGALIYSPALAKKMESIYKVYLQQSRPITEKQKVWLWQKLVIGIFDSEF, translated from the coding sequence ATGAAAAATTTCCGGTACCTTCTTGTATTTTCAGCGTTGGTTTTATCAGCTTGTCACAGTCTTGACAGAAAACCAGCTGCTCTTTTTCATATGCCTTCCAGCTTAGAAAAACTTTATGAAAATGAATTGGCGTTATTAGAAAGCCAAGAAAAACTTCGTCTAGCGCAAAAAAGTTTAAGCCAATCTGAAGACGAATGGGCACAAAACGTAGCTGATTTAAAAAAGAAAAAATTCCAACTTGAAGCCCAAGCCATGGGTTTGACTGTCCAGTCAGCCCACGGTGATGCACCAAAAACTTTTGAAACCCTGATGCTTCGTCGTTGGGGTGTTAAAAATGAAGCGTATACACTGACTGATCTGGGTTATTACGAAAAATCAGCAAAGATGCCGTTTTTTTCGATGTCCAATCATAATGCTGAAAATTACGAGCTGTTATTACGCCACGAAGTTTTCTATAAACAAAGCGGCGGAGTCCCAACTCGGACTGAAGAAACACCGGAAGCCCAAAAGTATTTAGAGGCGATATTAAAGTGCGATGGAAGTTTTTCACTTAAATCGGGAATTTTCAAATTCGATCACTACAAATCCCAGGACGTTGCAAAGTTTCATTGGTACGATGGCAATTTAAATGGCCAAAAAGTTCGCTTTCGCCCCTCTGCCGAAGTAAGAAACTGCCAACTGACTTTTAAAAATCCATGGGGTGATACAAGAAAAGAATATGCCATTCAGTTTAAGACAGAAAAAGAAAAACTGGGTTTCTTAGAAACGCTAGCGAAAAACTATGAAGCTTGCGTGCTTCCTTCAACTCACGGTCTAAAAAAGACGCAAAGCTTTTTCTTAAACAGCGGTTACACTTACATGAACTGCCCATTAGAAGCAGAAAAAGTCACAACCTTAGAACAAGCCGAAGATGGGTTGCAAGCCAAAGCAGAAATGCTTTTAGGCCAAAAGTTACCAGCAAAATTCCTAGCAGATAAAAATCCGTACGCACCGTTGGATTTTTCAAAAGCACCGAAATTAGACGGCATCTTTGTTTCTTATTTAGTCTTTAGAAGCGATTTTTACGGAAACACCCTGGCTCGCTTAATGAAGTATCACGCCGATCGTGGAACCCAAGTAAGATTGCTAATTTCCGACGTCATTAGCCTTGATAAGGATAAAGCGCTTTTCGAAAAACTGATGGCCGAAAATGGAAACATCAAAGCCCTATTATATCGTTACGACAACGATTCAAAAAGTGGTGGAAAGTTCCATGAATTGCATAGAACAAACCACGTTAAGATCTTTTTAACCCTGTCATCGTCAGATCCTAAAGCAAACAAGGTCGTTCTTGGTGGCAGAAACATCCATGATGGATTCTTGCTAAGAACTGTTCCGAACCATTCAAAATATCCAAGCTTGATCAACTATCCAAAAGAGGAAGCATTCGTTCACTGGCGCGATTTTGAATTCACAGTAGAATCAAAAGAGTTCACTGAAAAAGTGGCAAGCCAATTTTACACTTTATGGATGCAAGATACCGACAGCTTCCATGTTAGACCCACCACGGTGCAACTAAGTTCACCCAACAAACTGAGTTCAAAGTACTTTGAATCAGCCAATGAAAAACCTTTGGTGCGCCATTATCTTTCAATTCCGTACAAAGACAATCAAATCCTAGAAGACTTCTATGCGGACCTGATCGACAGTGCTCAGAAAAAAGTGTTGATCTCTACACCCTATTTCCGCCCACTTAAAAAAGTAGGTGACGCTTTACAAAGAGCCGCAGACCGCGGCGTTCAAGTAACTTTGCTTACAAGATTAGATCTTAAAGGTGACACTGCGGACCTCATCCTGGGCGCAGTAAACAAAGACGGCGTCAATAAATTTAAAGACACATTTAAGGTTTACGAATACACGGAACCAAAAATCATCCTTCACTCAAAGCTCATCATGATAGATGATGAGCTAAGTTTCTTAGGTTCAGTAAATCTTAATAAACGAAGCTTCATCCACGACATGGAAAACGGAGCTTTGATCTACAGCCCAGCCCTCGCAAAGAAAATGGAAAGCATCTATAAAGTGTATTTACAACAATCCCGCCCCATCACCGAAAAACAAAAAGTATGGCTGTGGCAGAAACTTGTTATTGGGATATTCGATTCGGAGTTCTAA
- a CDS encoding Hsp33 family molecular chaperone HslO, with product MSKERVHRFVSKDLTLRIAAVNASEVVKHMQSLQNTYPIASVAVGRSMVGALLMASQLKDGQMVGLLFRGNGALQSVYAEASFEGHVRGYTPNPQYQPPNYDNGLSLKEALGNGTLSVARHQPFQKQPFHGTVELVSGEIGQDIAHYLHQSHQIRSLVALGVYLDTNGKVETAGGVLIEVMPGVEESVVELIQKNYDEKKPNISKMLLDGAQPIDLVKPFMEGIEFEELPHDYPIEYYCPCTQERVIRALETLGEEELQDMITKKEDANVTCQICGKPYVVTVAEISSIKDRVHKESMH from the coding sequence ATGAGTAAAGAACGTGTTCATCGTTTTGTTTCTAAAGATCTTACGTTGAGAATTGCCGCGGTGAATGCTTCTGAAGTTGTTAAACACATGCAAAGCTTGCAAAATACATATCCGATTGCATCAGTGGCGGTGGGACGCAGCATGGTTGGGGCTCTATTAATGGCCTCACAACTTAAAGACGGTCAAATGGTAGGCTTGTTGTTCCGTGGTAACGGTGCATTGCAAAGTGTGTATGCCGAAGCTTCGTTTGAAGGCCACGTGCGTGGTTACACTCCAAACCCACAATATCAACCACCAAACTATGATAACGGTTTAAGTCTTAAAGAAGCCCTTGGTAATGGGACTTTAAGTGTTGCTCGTCATCAACCATTCCAAAAACAACCTTTCCACGGAACTGTGGAATTGGTCAGCGGTGAAATTGGGCAGGACATCGCGCACTACTTACATCAATCCCATCAGATTCGTTCGCTTGTAGCTTTGGGTGTGTATCTTGATACCAACGGAAAAGTTGAAACAGCCGGCGGAGTTTTGATTGAAGTCATGCCGGGGGTTGAAGAATCTGTGGTTGAACTTATTCAAAAAAATTACGACGAGAAAAAACCAAACATTTCAAAAATGTTGTTAGACGGTGCTCAACCCATCGATCTGGTTAAGCCCTTTATGGAAGGTATCGAGTTTGAAGAACTTCCACACGATTATCCAATCGAATACTACTGTCCTTGCACACAAGAGCGCGTCATCAGAGCCCTTGAAACTTTGGGCGAAGAAGAACTCCAAGACATGATCACCAAAAAAGAAGACGCCAACGTCACTTGCCAAATCTGCGGCAAACCTTACGTCGTCACTGTCGCCGAAATTTCTTCGATCAAGGATCGCGTTCACAAAGAATCCATGCACTAA
- a CDS encoding phosphoglycerate mutase family protein — protein sequence MKIYLFRHAQKAMDFSGDPDLTAEGHAQASRLLDKVLKGELPRPMELWVSPKKRTHSTFRPLSQHFDLQMQTHEGLLEQKGDENLTEFRERIAKLFAEAATHADSVIFMCSHYDVVVEAMVAIPCSTDLTGPEFAQWYPCQYAGFQSSPDGVFDFIELKRIAL from the coding sequence ATGAAGATCTACCTCTTCCGACATGCGCAAAAAGCCATGGATTTTTCTGGCGATCCTGATTTAACTGCAGAGGGACATGCCCAAGCTTCTCGTTTGCTTGATAAAGTTCTTAAAGGCGAACTTCCGCGCCCTATGGAATTATGGGTTTCTCCGAAAAAAAGAACCCACAGCACTTTCCGTCCGCTTTCACAACATTTTGATTTGCAAATGCAAACCCATGAAGGTCTTCTAGAACAAAAGGGCGACGAAAATTTGACAGAGTTCCGCGAACGCATCGCCAAACTTTTTGCAGAAGCTGCGACCCACGCAGACTCGGTGATTTTTATGTGCTCACATTACGACGTGGTGGTGGAAGCGATGGTTGCCATCCCCTGCTCTACGGATTTGACGGGCCCTGAGTTTGCACAATGGTATCCATGCCAATATGCGGGCTTTCAATCAAGTCCCGACGGAGTTTTTGATTTTATCGAATTAAAAAGGATCGCTTTATGA
- a CDS encoding fumarylacetoacetate hydrolase family protein has protein sequence MIQNIWAVGRNYAEHAKELGNEIPTEPMIFLKAGSTATLASKDLHLPTWDSEIHHEVELALQFDENLQIDEACLALDLTDRKKQNELKAKGHPWTLAKSFIDSCPLSNFFPVNDLEELKNLEITLKINNEVRQKGNTNQMIFRIEDLINFVKKHFPVQPGDLLLTGTPSGVGPIKKGDILEAELKTKMMHTWKAQ, from the coding sequence ATGATTCAAAATATCTGGGCCGTAGGCCGCAACTATGCTGAACACGCCAAAGAACTTGGAAACGAAATTCCAACAGAGCCCATGATATTTCTAAAAGCCGGCAGCACGGCAACCTTGGCATCCAAAGATTTACACCTGCCAACCTGGGATAGCGAAATTCATCACGAGGTTGAGCTTGCATTGCAATTTGATGAAAACCTGCAAATCGATGAAGCCTGCCTTGCTTTAGATTTAACAGACCGAAAAAAACAGAATGAATTAAAAGCCAAAGGTCATCCATGGACCTTAGCAAAAAGTTTTATAGACTCTTGCCCGCTTTCAAATTTTTTCCCAGTAAACGATTTAGAAGAACTGAAAAACTTAGAAATCACTCTGAAAATCAACAACGAAGTCCGTCAGAAAGGCAACACAAACCAAATGATTTTTAGGATCGAAGATTTAATTAACTTCGTAAAAAAACATTTCCCCGTTCAACCGGGTGACTTGCTTTTAACAGGAACACCCTCTGGCGTAGGACCGATCAAAAAAGGCGACATCCTAGAAGCAGAACTTAAAACAAAAATGATGCACACGTGGAAGGCCCAATAA
- the pruA gene encoding L-glutamate gamma-semialdehyde dehydrogenase → MNDIQSQIVARGEEILKRMEGQSKASIFSKDFWYGSIMEWSMKNEKFKTNMFRFVDVLPSINSGDEVSRHLKEYFSEDGGTLPPVFNVGLGLGSLAPGLMANAIKKNVMGMAKMFITGESPDEALPVLKKARKNKMTFTVDILGEATLSEKEAQDYTNRYMELITWLAKDAQNWDEIPQLDRDHEGAIPKVNVSVKMTALYSQIKDLAWDESKKILKDRMRPVFRLGMEKGVFINLDMEQYSVKHLTLEVFTELINEPEFKNYKFFGVVIQAYLRDSFEDCKALTEFAQKRGTPFWIRLVKGAYWDYETIDAEQRGWPVPVYTNKAESDANYEACAKYLLENIKTIRPAFASHNVRSLAACMVYAEKLNIPKEALEFQMLYGMAEPIKKTVVDMGYRLREYAPVGELIPGMAYLVRRLLENTSNESWLRGKFADGKTTAELLKDPAQGLTPTSPIIPKKANKFYNEPLLDFAVKADREKMHKALADMKASLPVNVPAMINNKEIRSEKIFDRVNPSEASQVVGKISMATVEHAELAMQAAHTAYQTWKNVPAEQRAALVDKLADIMVRDRFKLIATQVLEVGKPWAEADGDVAEAIDFCRYYARNMRELQKPLRVGGLPGEVSHYIYKSRGVTAVIAPWNFPLAILAGMVTAAAVAGNTVVMKPAEQSTVVAWGLMKMIQEAGFPQGVINFLPGFGEEVGEYIVNHKHTTTIAFTGSKAVGLHILNRASQVQPGQTHVKRCIIEMGGKNAVIIDNDADLDEAVDGVLYSAFGYAGQKCSAASRVIVLDEVYERFVERLVEAAKSIEILPAENPKSYMGPVVDKEAYDRILGTIAEGEKNHKLLFKAHVPSTGFFAPPTIFGDVPGDAKLAQQEIFGPVVTVIRAKDLDQALQIANSTEYALTGGIFSRSPANIARVKNELEVGNLYVNRGITGAMVDRHPFGGYKMSGVGSKTGGPDYLKQYMEPIAVTENTLRRGFAPAEE, encoded by the coding sequence ATGAACGATATTCAGTCGCAAATCGTCGCCCGTGGCGAAGAGATTTTGAAGCGTATGGAAGGCCAATCTAAGGCATCCATTTTTTCTAAAGATTTCTGGTATGGCTCCATCATGGAATGGAGTATGAAAAATGAAAAATTCAAAACAAACATGTTCCGCTTCGTGGACGTACTTCCATCCATCAATTCTGGTGATGAAGTTTCTCGTCACTTAAAAGAATATTTCTCTGAAGATGGTGGAACTCTTCCTCCGGTATTCAACGTGGGCTTGGGACTTGGTTCCTTAGCTCCAGGTTTGATGGCCAACGCGATTAAGAAAAACGTGATGGGCATGGCAAAAATGTTCATCACTGGTGAAAGCCCTGATGAGGCTTTGCCGGTTCTTAAAAAAGCGCGCAAAAACAAAATGACTTTCACGGTAGACATTTTAGGTGAAGCGACTCTTTCTGAAAAAGAAGCGCAAGATTATACCAATCGCTACATGGAACTTATCACATGGCTTGCGAAAGACGCGCAAAACTGGGATGAGATTCCACAACTAGATCGCGATCACGAAGGGGCTATTCCTAAAGTGAACGTGTCCGTGAAAATGACGGCTCTTTATTCCCAAATCAAAGACTTGGCTTGGGATGAATCTAAAAAAATCCTTAAAGATCGCATGCGCCCTGTTTTCCGTCTTGGTATGGAAAAAGGCGTCTTCATCAATTTGGATATGGAACAATACTCTGTAAAACATCTAACACTTGAAGTTTTCACAGAACTTATCAACGAGCCTGAATTTAAAAACTATAAATTCTTTGGTGTCGTGATCCAGGCTTACCTTCGTGACTCATTTGAAGACTGCAAAGCTTTGACAGAGTTCGCGCAAAAACGTGGCACTCCATTCTGGATTCGTCTGGTGAAAGGTGCTTACTGGGATTATGAAACCATTGATGCTGAACAACGTGGCTGGCCAGTTCCTGTTTATACGAACAAAGCCGAATCAGACGCAAACTACGAAGCATGCGCTAAGTACTTGCTAGAAAATATTAAAACCATCCGCCCTGCTTTTGCGTCCCACAACGTAAGATCTTTGGCGGCATGTATGGTTTACGCAGAAAAACTAAACATCCCGAAAGAAGCTTTGGAATTCCAAATGCTTTACGGAATGGCGGAACCAATTAAGAAAACTGTGGTCGACATGGGCTACCGTTTGCGTGAATACGCTCCGGTGGGTGAATTGATCCCAGGTATGGCGTACCTAGTTCGTCGTTTACTTGAAAACACTTCCAATGAATCTTGGCTTCGCGGAAAATTCGCTGATGGAAAAACCACAGCAGAACTTTTAAAAGATCCTGCTCAAGGTCTGACTCCGACTTCACCGATCATTCCTAAAAAAGCGAACAAGTTCTATAACGAACCTCTTCTAGATTTCGCTGTAAAAGCGGATCGCGAAAAAATGCATAAAGCATTGGCTGACATGAAAGCGTCATTGCCAGTGAACGTGCCCGCGATGATTAACAACAAAGAAATTCGCTCTGAAAAAATCTTTGATCGCGTGAATCCTTCTGAGGCTTCGCAAGTTGTTGGTAAAATTTCAATGGCAACAGTTGAGCACGCGGAACTTGCGATGCAAGCAGCCCACACGGCTTACCAAACTTGGAAGAACGTGCCTGCTGAACAGCGCGCAGCTTTAGTTGATAAACTTGCTGACATCATGGTTCGTGATCGCTTTAAACTTATTGCGACGCAAGTTCTTGAGGTGGGTAAACCATGGGCTGAGGCTGATGGCGACGTGGCTGAAGCGATCGACTTCTGCCGCTACTACGCTCGTAATATGCGTGAACTGCAAAAACCACTTCGCGTGGGCGGACTTCCTGGTGAAGTTTCCCATTACATTTATAAATCTCGTGGTGTCACTGCGGTGATCGCGCCATGGAACTTCCCGCTTGCGATCCTTGCCGGAATGGTTACAGCAGCAGCTGTTGCTGGTAACACTGTGGTGATGAAACCTGCAGAACAATCAACTGTGGTTGCTTGGGGATTAATGAAAATGATCCAAGAAGCCGGCTTCCCACAAGGTGTTATCAACTTCCTTCCTGGTTTTGGTGAAGAAGTTGGTGAATACATCGTGAATCACAAACACACGACGACAATTGCCTTCACAGGATCTAAAGCGGTGGGTTTACATATCTTAAACCGCGCTTCGCAAGTTCAACCGGGTCAAACCCATGTCAAACGCTGCATTATCGAAATGGGTGGTAAAAACGCCGTGATCATCGATAACGATGCGGATCTTGATGAGGCCGTCGACGGGGTCCTTTACTCTGCATTCGGTTACGCTGGACAAAAATGTTCTGCTGCAAGCCGCGTGATTGTACTAGATGAAGTTTACGAGCGTTTCGTAGAGCGTTTGGTTGAAGCCGCAAAATCAATTGAGATTTTACCTGCGGAAAATCCAAAATCTTACATGGGACCTGTGGTTGATAAAGAAGCCTATGATCGTATTCTTGGCACTATTGCTGAGGGCGAAAAAAACCATAAGCTTTTATTTAAAGCCCATGTTCCAAGCACTGGATTCTTTGCGCCACCAACAATCTTTGGTGATGTCCCAGGCGACGCGAAGCTTGCTCAACAAGAGATCTTCGGGCCGGTTGTGACAGTGATTCGCGCGAAAGACCTGGATCAAGCCCTGCAAATCGCGAATAGCACTGAATATGCACTAACAGGTGGTATCTTCTCTCGCAGCCCTGCTAACATCGCTCGCGTGAAAAACGAGCTTGAGGTTGGGAACTTGTACGTGAACCGCGGCATCACAGGTGCCATGGTGGATCGCCATCCATTTGGTGGTTACAAAATGTCAGGTGTTGGTTCTAAAACCGGCGGTCCTGATTATTTGAAACAATATATGGAACCGATTGCAGTGACAGAAAATACTTTGCGCCGTGGTTTTGCTCCGGCCGAAGAATAG